Below is a window of Corynebacterium kalinowskii DNA.
CGGGAGTTTTCGATCATGGAGTCCAGCATCTGAGTTGCCACGATTACTGGCTTGGCGTTCTCGCGGGCAATCTGAATGGCACGCTTCTGTACGCCTGGAACATCCTCCAGCGGTACCTCAACACCGAGGTCACCACGAGCGACCATGACTGCGTCAAAGGCAAGGATGATGGACTCCAAAGCTTCGACAGCCTCAGGCTTTTCAAGCTTGGCGATCACTGGTACTCGGCGACCTTCTTCGTCCATAACCTTGTGCACGAGCTCGATGTCGGCCGGAGAACGGACGAAGGACAAGGCGATGAAGTCCACGCCGAGATTCAAAGCGAAGCGCAGGTCACGGATGTCCTTTTCGGACAGCGCCGGGACGGAGATGTTCATGCCTGGCAGGGATACACCCTTGTTGTTGGATACCGGGCCACCTTCGGTGACTTCGCAGACTACGTCATTGCCATCGATAGCTACGCAGACGAGCCCAACCTTGCCGTCGTCAACGAGGAGGCGGTCGCCAGGCTTGGCGTCCTTGGCTAGCTCCTTGTAGGTGGTCGACACGCGGTCGTGAGTGCCAGGGACATCTTCAACAGTGATGCGGACAGTCTCGCCGGTCTCCCAGACGGTAGCGCCGTCGACAAATCGTCCGAGTCGGATCTTTGGGCCCTGCAGGTCAGCAAGGACACCGATGGCCTGACCAGTTTCGTCAGTAGCCTCGCGAACCCAGCGGTAGTTTTGTGCATGATCTTCGTGCTCGCCGTGCGAGAAGTTCATTCGCGCGACATTCATTCCAGCCTTGGCAAGACCGAGGAGACCCTCTTTGCTTGCTACGGCTGGACCAAGCGTACATACAATCTTCGTTCGTCTGTTCACGATCCCCACCCTAGTCCGGTTGGGGCAGTGCTGCTACAAATCCTGCTTTGGTCGTGACGCATCAACCTCAGCACGCTTTCGACTCAGCCACATCACAATCACTACCGAAATGACGAACAGCACAGCCGAGGTAATGGTGTTTACTCGCAAACCAAAAACAAGGGTCGCCGGGTCACTACGCATCAGTTCGATCCAGAATCTACCAGCGGTGTATCCGGCTACATACAGCCAGAACACGCGGCCGCGATCCAGCTTGAAATGCTTATCGGCCCACAACAGCAGCGCGAATATCAGCACGTTCCAC
It encodes the following:
- the pyk gene encoding pyruvate kinase — its product is MNRRTKIVCTLGPAVASKEGLLGLAKAGMNVARMNFSHGEHEDHAQNYRWVREATDETGQAIGVLADLQGPKIRLGRFVDGATVWETGETVRITVEDVPGTHDRVSTTYKELAKDAKPGDRLLVDDGKVGLVCVAIDGNDVVCEVTEGGPVSNNKGVSLPGMNISVPALSEKDIRDLRFALNLGVDFIALSFVRSPADIELVHKVMDEEGRRVPVIAKLEKPEAVEALESIILAFDAVMVARGDLGVEVPLEDVPGVQKRAIQIARENAKPVIVATQMLDSMIENSRPTRAEASDVANAVLDGADAVMLSGETSVGKDPQNVVRTMSRIVTAAERNGETPALTHIPRTKRGVLSYSARDIAERLNAKALVAFTTSGDTAKRLARLHSRLPLLVFTPEPAVRSQLALTWGAQTFLCPRVSTTDEMMVEVDKALLAMEEYEVGDVMVVVAGTPPGEPGNTNMIHVHMLGEDVSEVKY